The Pseudanabaena sp. ABRG5-3 genome includes the window CGTATAACGAAAATTCCAGAAAATACTTGCACCGAGTACAGCGATACCTGCCCATGCGAAACTCAATCCAGGAAGTGTGGCAGGATTGCTATCTGCGCCTGTGGGCGTATTTGTCGTTGGTGCTTTTAATAAAATAAGTTGTAGCAAGACTAGCGAAGAAACTACGCATAAAACAACCTGTGTCCAAAAAGATGCCCAACCCCAGCGCCGAAAGGCTAAAACGACACGCAACACATTTGGGGACACATCGCTGTTATCTTCTTCTTTTTTAGCGCTTTTTAGTTCTCTGGGCATAGTGGGCTAGTCTGGCTAGTAAAAACTGTAAATACTATAGCGCTTTGCGCTTTCACTCTAGGTAATTGGCGCTCAAATCGAAACCATTAAAATTTTTGAAAGGGTTGCTTCGCAAACCTTTCAAAATATTGTTAAACCAAAAGGCGCAGAGAGTCCTTTGGTTTAACAATATTTTGAGACATCTTCACCCTTTTCTGCGAGATAACTAAGCGATCGAAAACGCAGTCCTACAAGTTGATCATATAGAGGATTAATCTCACACATGGCGGGAATATGCATAATTTTGCGCCCAAATAAAACAATATCGCGCTCAAAGGGGCATTGAGCAGGCACAACTTTACAAATTAGGTTGGCAAGGCGGGAATCATGGATATCCATGTGATCGAGCCATTCCTTGACAGGCTCTAATAGATCGGGATGATGCTCTTCATGGTGTGAGGCGGATTCTAGTTTGATCCGTAATTCGTTGATTGGTGTTATTTCTTGATCAAGAGCTGTGCAAAATCCTTGAATAACGCTATCTTCTGTATCTGTATATTTACCGTCGGCAAGTGCCATCATCACTGCCATTCGCAAAAAATTCTGCCCCACCCTGCGATCGCTACCCAATGCGTCAGCCAGTTCTTGAGCGCTAATCGGTTCAAAACTTGAAATGGGAATTTCCTCGCCCCATTCATCGCTATGGCTGATCTGATCAAAAAGGGTACGCTCTTGATCACTGTAATCATTGTCTGCGAGAGCCACGCTCATGAGTCCCCGCAACCAAGCTGAAATCTGCGCTTGTGTATAAGTCGGATGATCTGTTTTCATAACAAGTCAGTCTACAGGTTGACTAAATCATAGATTGCTTTGTCTTGCATTGGTGCGGTTATGGCATTAAGGAATGTTTAACAATGAGTCTCCCCTTTATCCAAAAATCTAGTTCTTTACGCTAATCTAAGTAGCTAGGCGCAATTAAATATAAAACCCAAAAAGGTGTGGCGCACGCTGCGCGTGCGCCACACCTTTTGACTCTGGATTTTAATTATGCCCAGCTACTTACAAAATAGGAACGAAATAATCTTCTTTTTATTTTTATTAATTGATATTGAGCTGATATGAGTAGTTTTAACACTTCACAAGTACCGATCGCGATGACGATCGCTGGTTCGGATAGTGGTGGTGGTGCAGGGATACAGGCTGACCTCCGCACCTTTGCATTTCATTGTGTGCATGGGACGAGTGTACTCACCTGCATCACTGCCCAAAATACACAGGGTGTAAAGCGAGTGGATGCCACGCCACCCGAAGCTGTAACGGCACAATTTGAAGCAGTAATGATTGATATGAGAGTGGGGGCAATCAAAACGGGGATGCTACTCAATCAAGGGATTATTAAAACCGTTGCCAAGAAATTAGTTGCCTTTGGCTTTGGGAATGTGGTGGTCGATCCAGTGATGGTGTCACGGGCGGGAGCGCAATTATTAGATGATGATGCCGTGAAAACGATCCGTGAGCAGTTAATTCCCCTTGCAGCGATCGCTACACCTAACCGCTATGAAGCCCAAATTCTGGCAGATATGGAAATTCATACGCTGGAAGATATGCAAACATCGGCTCAGAAAATTTATAAATTGGGAGCGCGATCAGTTCTCGTCAAGGGTGGTGGCTTTACCAACAAACTAAAGGGAATTGATGTGTGGTTTGATGGCGATCGCCTTGAGGTTTTGCAGACAGAAGTAATTGATACGCAGCATACTCATGGGACTGGCTGTACTTTGTCCGCCGCGATCGCTGCAAATTTGGCTTTGGGAAAACCACGCTTTCAAGCAGTTCAAGACGCAAAGAACTATGTTACTGAAGCTTTGAAATATTCTTTAGCGATCGGGCAGGGACAGGGGCCAGTTGGGCATTTCTATCCGTTACTGAAGACTAGTATCGAATAGAATTAACTTAGCAAGGCGATCGCCATATAGTTCCTTTAAGCCTAGTTTTAATTCGTGCAATGTTGGCTGGATACTATTCAAAGTTATACTCATTTTATCGCTCCTTGATCAAAGGCTTTGTTAACTCTCTCGATTTGTTTCGGCGCTTCCATTTGCGCGAAAAGTTGTAGTGCTTTTGCTTTATATTCTTTTGCTTGGTCATGCTCTCCCATTGCCTGATATGTTAGCCCAAGTTGAAAATACGCTTCTGCAAGATCACATTTTGCTCCAAGATATTGTAGAATTCCGATTCCATCATGGTGATAAGAAAAGGCTACATTAAAATTTTGTAATTTCTTATATACTTCGGCAAGACCACATAAAATATTAGCTTTAGCCTGCGTATAACCATTTTCCGATGAAATAGAGAGCGCGATATGATACATCTCTAAAGCTCTTTCTATATTATCTAGAAAATTAAAAGCTTTACCTAATAAAAAAGGACTATACGTTTCCCCCCATGTGCTTGTAGAAAGAGTTCCAGCATGATACCTACTATATGTATCATTTGCTAATCTATAAGCATCTTTAAGTAGTGTTTTGTCATATCTACTCAATATAGACTTTACCAGTGTCAAACAACTCTGAATGGTTGCCCAAGAATAAGAAAATGGATCATATCTGTTAAAAAAGATATTTGCTTTTTCAAAAGAGTCTTGTGCTTTACTAATATCCCATAAGTCAATATAACAAAGTCCTACATTTACAAAATAGGCACATATCATATTTCCCATTCGCAAGTGATCAATATTTTGAGAATCAAATTCTATACTTTGAAAATATTTATTAGAAATTTGTTGAGATAGTTCGTGATATTTTATACCCTCGTGTATATTGCCTAATTGATTTTGTGAATATCCTAATGTTCTATACAAACCAGCAAGAATATAGGGGTTAGTCATCTGGCTATCTACTTTTTCTAATACTGTAGATATAGTCGAAATAACTTTTTGAGAAAATCCCAACCGCCAGCAAGCATATCCAAAAACTTCTGAATCATACTCAGCACTATTTTTGGCTTCAAGTAACATTGAGGCAGCAGCTTCGTAATTCTCAGCCTCCAAGTAATGAAAAATTATCTCAAATCCTTGTAAGGCATCAGTTACAGTAAGAATTCTTTGTAGAGTGCTGTCAAAGAATTTAGCTGCCAGAATATTTACATCTTTCCCTTCTTCTGTCCATTTTCCATTCCTATCTTTTAATCGACTAACAGCTTCCTCTCTCATCACAGGATGAAGAAAATATCCTCTATCTTTTTCTGAAAACTTAATCAGACAGCGATTAAACAAATTATCAACAACTCGTCTTGGTTTAGTTGTCGCTTCATCCCATAACAAATCTAGTAGTCCTTGTTCGGGAACCGTGGCAACGGCATCTTGATAACGATAGCAACCCATTCGACAGAGTAGTTTGTATGCTAAGGGGTTTTCATGTTCCAATACATCAAATTGCCATTTAATTAATCCCTCAATTCTTGGATGTGCGCGTAAATCTTCTTTGTTTCTTTCCCAATAAGCTTCTAAATTCATTTTATGCTCTCTAGCATTTGTAATATTGCCACTAAGAACACACATACATTCGGCATTACCTCCATAATCTCTATGCATCTGATTTAGTGCAGAATTGACATCTCCTAAATGATTTTCACCAACCTCAATTTTGCGAAGCTGAAAATACTCACACCAACTCTTGTTATCCAACTCTGGTAGCTTATATTCAAAAACTTCAACATTCTCATGAATAGGTTGACGACTAGTAATCAAGGTCACTGAACTCACGCGAGGATCGGATAGAACCTCTAATAAAGCAACATAGCGACGATGTTCTTCTTTGAATTTACCATCATTCAATGCAGGCTCAAGATTATCAAGAACAATACAAATACCTCTGTTGTCCTCTATGAGGTATTTTCTCAACCGATCAAGCTTAATCCGAAATTCTTGATTACTAGGCGCTTCCCCAAAAAGTCCTTGTAACCATCCATCAACAAGTGATTCAGCCTTAGCGATCTCCTCATTTCCTAGTTGATGAAATTCACATACTTTGCTCCCACAGTAAAATTTGGCTAAAGCGGACTTACCAAGCCCACCCTCTCCTAAAACAAGGACTATTTTATGTACTTTGAAGAGTTCATTTAATTTAGTGATCGCCTCATCCCGTCCAATTAATCGAAACTTTTGTATATCTTCAGAGGCGATTTGATTAGTTGAGAGTTGTGGGCGATCGCTATTAAGTCTCAATATTTCAGAGTTGGAATGTATTGATAATATCTTTGGAGAAATTTCTTTCTTACGATAATTCTCCAATACGAATCTTGCAGTTTTATAGGTAACTGTATTGCTTTTTTCCTGAGTTAAATTTTCGATAAGTCGATACAAAGCAGAAAATGCAGGCTTAAGAGTACTTTCAGAAATCTCTAATTGTTTGGCTGCTTCTTTTGGACTTAAGTTTAATAGAATTGCCTTTAAATTACGTTGCTGTGCGGGTGGCAAATCTCCTGTCTTCCCAACAAGATCATCCGCTAACCTCTCTATGTCCCATTCTTGACAAGCTTCCTCAAAATGTTGAATTTTATTTTGTCCCGGTGAATAAGCCATAAAACTAACTAACTTAGTGTCCTCACTAACACATTCTACTATTTTCACTAACTAATGAATGCTTTTACAAACTAATTTCGTAGGCTGACTACATAAATAAGTCCGTGCCAAGCTATAGCCATGTTCAAAAGCTAAAACAAGCGCTTGAGCTGAGCCTAAACAACAAATACTTCATTAATACATTGGAGATTGCAAGAATATGAAATTTTCACCTAAGACCATTATCTCTGGGGCGATCGCTGCATTTACCCTTACTACTGCTAGCATCACTTTAAACCCATCCTCAGCTAAGGCTTGGTTTGTTTTCCCTAGTGGTATTTATGCAAATGTGCAAGGCAAGCAGTTTTATCTCGGTGATTTTGTACAACGTCCTAATCCTCAGTGTCCTTCTGCTTGCTCTTGGGCTGTTCGTTATAACGGAAATCTATCAGCACATGGAAATGGTCGTACTCCAGATTGGGTTATTGGTCTTATACGCCAGCGTTTTGGTCGGTAGAAAATCCTACTAGGTTTCAACACACCTGAGAACTTACTAAAAAACAGTAAGTTCTCATCTTGAATTTAGCGATTGCTACTTCTATCTTTCATTTAGAAATATGATCGCTTTTCCCTCTTTAAAGCTTTATCTTATGCGTTTCAAATATTCACTAATTCTATCTATAAGCACTAGCGTTTCTTTGCTACTCTATCCCGCAAAAGTCCAAGCACAGTTCGATCCAAATCCTATCAATCAACAAACTCCTCAAAGCCCAGTAGATATTCCAAACAACACTTCAAATATTAATGTTCCAGCATCCACTTTCCCTTTAGGCGATTTCAATCAACAAGGGGGAATAATTAATAATAACGGATTATCAGGACAACAGATCAATTGTGGAAAAGCCTGTTTTTACTTTTATAGCGATTTCTCCAGAAATGATGCTCGATTTGGTGCAGGAATTAATATTCCACTTTTCGCCCCCGAAAATGAATTAACCACCGCCCAATCAAAAAAAACTCTTTATGACGTAGAAAGTGGTTATATCAAATCTATTTCAGAGGCTTGTCAAACTAAAGATATTATACGAGCAGAACTTAGCGCAAAAGGATTAGCTCGAATTTGGAATGTCGATTATAAAACCTTACTTCGTCCTAGCTGCGGCTAGTAACGTCATGTTTGAATTTACAATCTTTTTACTAAAATATTTTGCATTTTTCATCATTGGCATACTACTAGCATTTCCCATATCAGCGATGTTTGGTGCGATCACCATTTTCTTTTCTTGTCTTCCAATCATTTGGGAAATCCTTTGGCGGACGGGATTAGGTTTAATGATGTTGACAGCGATCACTTTATTCTTTCAAGCATTGAAAAATTGAATAGGCGATCGCTTTTAGATTGTTGCAAATTAGAGTGCTGTGGATTCCATTCGTAATGCCTTATTTGCCAACGACAAACTCAGATTTGAGAGATTGCTCATATTTTGCACCGCTCTTGGTGATTTGACTGATTACCACCTGATAGACAGCATTATTATTTTCGCGGAGCCAAGGTGAGCAATAGCGCCCTACAGGTAAAGTGTAGGTATTACCATTGACGATCGCACCATCACTAGCAGGCAACTTGGGGGGGATTTTGAACGTAATACTGCGGCGCTTGACATAATCGCTAGCTACGACACCTGTTGCTGATTCTTTACTCAAGCACTGCACTTCGATTTGACTATCCTTGAGCAATTCTCTTACATTTCCGCGATCGCTAAGAATCAATTGGTTTTCTGTCCCCACACCTGAGATCTTTTGCAATTGGAAAGAACTAACGCGATCAGGGTTAAATCCGCCTGTAATCTTCACCACTTGCAGGTTTTCTGAAGGACTAGCGGGAATGACTTGATATTCCAATGTCCCCGGTAACTGATATTGAATTTCGGCATTTTCATTACGGACATTGACCGTACCACCAATTTCCACTCGATCAACACCTAATACATTAGGAGGCTCAGGGGCTGCCCACTCAAATCGATAAGCTAGTCGAGCGGTATCTTTTAAATAGGTATAGGTATTCGGCACATCGGAACTAGCACGCAATAACCGCGATAATCCACTGCGCTCCACCCAAATATTTTTGATGAGGTTCACTTTTTTCCCTAAAGCCGTCGCTAAGGGTGCGCGATCGCTAGTTATCTCCGTAGGAATATCTAAGCGTGGAATCAGGGTAACTTTGCCATAGCTACCAGTCTCGCCATTACGCCCATTACTACTGATTGCTCCATTCGCTCCTGACTGGCAGGAATAGTATTGAGAATGGGAAACTCCTTTATTCGTTCGGCGATAGACCCAATCACCGCTGCGATATTCGGACACCCGTGAGTACTTATTTTCAAAATCGAGGTCAAAGCCATCGCTCGAACGTCCACAGAGTTTAGTTTCTTTAGAATGATATTGCCATGCAGCTTTAGGATCCTTGAAAGGTCGCCGCTCAATCTCTAAATTGCAATACTTAATCCGCCAATCACTTTCGCGACATTCACAACCCTTGCCACCGACAGCACTACGTCCATTTCTGCCACCCCTACCACCTGCATTACGAATTTCTATCTGCTGAAGGGTTGCCACATCGGTATAAAAGATTGTGACATTACCACCATTGCCACCACGTCCACCATTGCCGCCATTGCCACCACGTCCACCCGATGCACCTATGAGTGAATAGGCAGGACGATAGGGCTGTTCACAACTACTTGCAGAAGTTCCTGCGGTTCCATCTTCACCATCTTCACCAATTGTGCCAGTCAAGTCATAGGTAGTGGGCTTGCCATCACTAACAATTTTGATGTCTTGCCCATCGCGCCCATTGCGTCCATCGCGCCCATTAGATCCGTCTTGCCCCACTACCCCAAATGTGGTTTGCCCGATCGCCGCAAAACTAACTAAAGGCAATGTCATGATTGCGATTGGTAAAGCCAGAATCAGCGATCGTGTATTTAGCATATCCAAAGCCTATAAAATTATCTAAAAAGTGCTTTCAAAAGTTTAGTCTATCTCTATTGACAGGATCATGACAGACTGAGTTCCAATACTAAACTTAAACTAAATATAATTTATGTCTGTAAACCAAGGTCAACAACTAGAAGTATATA containing:
- a CDS encoding Mo-dependent nitrogenase C-terminal domain-containing protein, with protein sequence MKTDHPTYTQAQISAWLRGLMSVALADNDYSDQERTLFDQISHSDEWGEEIPISSFEPISAQELADALGSDRRVGQNFLRMAVMMALADGKYTDTEDSVIQGFCTALDQEITPINELRIKLESASHHEEHHPDLLEPVKEWLDHMDIHDSRLANLICKVVPAQCPFERDIVLFGRKIMHIPAMCEINPLYDQLVGLRFRSLSYLAEKGEDVSKYC
- the thiD gene encoding bifunctional hydroxymethylpyrimidine kinase/phosphomethylpyrimidine kinase — translated: MSSFNTSQVPIAMTIAGSDSGGGAGIQADLRTFAFHCVHGTSVLTCITAQNTQGVKRVDATPPEAVTAQFEAVMIDMRVGAIKTGMLLNQGIIKTVAKKLVAFGFGNVVVDPVMVSRAGAQLLDDDAVKTIREQLIPLAAIATPNRYEAQILADMEIHTLEDMQTSAQKIYKLGARSVLVKGGGFTNKLKGIDVWFDGDRLEVLQTEVIDTQHTHGTGCTLSAAIAANLALGKPRFQAVQDAKNYVTEALKYSLAIGQGQGPVGHFYPLLKTSIE
- a CDS encoding ATP-binding protein: MAYSPGQNKIQHFEEACQEWDIERLADDLVGKTGDLPPAQQRNLKAILLNLSPKEAAKQLEISESTLKPAFSALYRLIENLTQEKSNTVTYKTARFVLENYRKKEISPKILSIHSNSEILRLNSDRPQLSTNQIASEDIQKFRLIGRDEAITKLNELFKVHKIVLVLGEGGLGKSALAKFYCGSKVCEFHQLGNEEIAKAESLVDGWLQGLFGEAPSNQEFRIKLDRLRKYLIEDNRGICIVLDNLEPALNDGKFKEEHRRYVALLEVLSDPRVSSVTLITSRQPIHENVEVFEYKLPELDNKSWCEYFQLRKIEVGENHLGDVNSALNQMHRDYGGNAECMCVLSGNITNAREHKMNLEAYWERNKEDLRAHPRIEGLIKWQFDVLEHENPLAYKLLCRMGCYRYQDAVATVPEQGLLDLLWDEATTKPRRVVDNLFNRCLIKFSEKDRGYFLHPVMREEAVSRLKDRNGKWTEEGKDVNILAAKFFDSTLQRILTVTDALQGFEIIFHYLEAENYEAAASMLLEAKNSAEYDSEVFGYACWRLGFSQKVISTISTVLEKVDSQMTNPYILAGLYRTLGYSQNQLGNIHEGIKYHELSQQISNKYFQSIEFDSQNIDHLRMGNMICAYFVNVGLCYIDLWDISKAQDSFEKANIFFNRYDPFSYSWATIQSCLTLVKSILSRYDKTLLKDAYRLANDTYSRYHAGTLSTSTWGETYSPFLLGKAFNFLDNIERALEMYHIALSISSENGYTQAKANILCGLAEVYKKLQNFNVAFSYHHDGIGILQYLGAKCDLAEAYFQLGLTYQAMGEHDQAKEYKAKALQLFAQMEAPKQIERVNKAFDQGAIK